Part of the Mytilus galloprovincialis chromosome 14, xbMytGall1.hap1.1, whole genome shotgun sequence genome is shown below.
AGATGGGGTCTCAACAAAAAGAAAGAGACCCTCAATATGTGAGTAGATAAAGGACATGAAAGCTTGAATATTGACCTTCTGGGTGAATTCTCGtgttagaaataaatgttatCCCTACATTgatatgtttgtgttttttttccttaaatcAATTTAATAGATAAAGAGCTATCGAATACACAATTCCGGacagaaaaagaaaatacagtAAAGTAATTAAAACAACTAACCTATGTAAACACAAAGCAGAATTGAAACTGTTGGAAATATATATCAGTTATTTTATCGTGCCTTCATCTattcattatttgtttaatttgcaaTGCAAAGTCCTAATCTGAATTCATAATCTTATTCATAAGCATCCACTTATTTTGTCTTGTTGATGTTTGTGAACAATTTGTTCATGTTTTTTATCACAGCATATCAAGTGATAatgtaagatatttttttatctcCGTTCTTGATAAGGTTGTGCACTTCAATgcatttattactttttgttttagGTATTTTGCAATCTTTGTTCTCCTGACAGCACAACAAGGAATATCACAAACAACAGAAAAAGAGTggtatgaatattttatgaagacaGGGGAAGCGTGCAAAAGTAACACATGTCGACTTGGTGATTCAACATGTGAATGTTTCTTAACAATAGAGCATGCTTTAACAATGATTTATACCGGCCAGGGAAAACCAGCAGTTCACCTCAAAATAGACAAAGGAAAAGCTGTTAGATCTGACAATGGGAAGGAGTTTGAACGATCACTTGAAGAAACGTTCATTCTTGCTGATGGATACAAGTCACGAATTGTTATTGCTGTCAATGGAAGATTCCCGGGACCTACAATTACAGCTAGGGAAAACCAAGAAGTAATAGTCCATGTACGAAATTTAATGCATACAGATAGCACGACAATTCATTGGCATGGGCTGCATCAGAAGAAGAGCCCTTGGTCAGATGGTGTTGCATTTGTTACACAGTGTCCTATTTTACCTGGACAAAGCTATACATATAAATTCAACGCAAAGCCATTCGGAACCAGTTTTTATCATGCTCATATTGGTGACCAAAGAACAATGGGTTTATACGGTCCACTAATAATAATACCAACACCGGGACAAAAAGTTGTGTTGCCACAAGAAGGTGACAAAGTCTTTGTAGCTATTATACAAGATTGGAATCATGATGACGATGCAGATACATCGTACCAAAAAATGTTATTTGGTGACTTCGACACCTCAGGTAAACcttttaccgaaacaaaagatcCCTCTGGGGCAAAATATACCCGTTTTAAATGTCATTCAGGTCTGATTAATGGTAGAGGACGGTTTTACAGTTCGTCGACGTTTCACAACGATGTTCCATTAGAACGATTTGAAGTcgaaaaaaatgaagattatcGATTTAGAGTGATAAGTGCAGCTACTTTGTATCCTTTTCGAGTCTTTGTCGAAGGTCATAGACCAATTTATATCATTGCGTCCGACGGATTTGAAATAGATAAAAAGGAGGTAGAATCATTTATAATTCATCCTGGTGAAAGAATTGATTTTTTGCTGAACGCTGATTCGAAGATTGGTACATACTTATTGGTTGCCGAGACATTAGAGGTATATTCCGAAAACGAATACCATGCTGCTGAAgctattattcattataaaacTGCAGATATCAAACTTACTCCCCCAAAGGTGATCCCCAATACATGTGACAGCTCTGGAATCACTTGCAGAGTATTTAACTGTCCATTTAACCAATATCCCAGCAAAGAAAATCGAATTTGCATCACTTTTAATAATGTAATATCAAATGATCCAAATTCGAACCCAGATGAAATTAAGTCAGACGAGGTTGTCGAAATGTTTTTCAATTTTGCATTTCCCGGCGAGAACGGTTATACTCCTGGATCAGTAAACGGACACCAGTTTTTACCACCTACAGTAGCTGCATATGCTCAACCGGACCTAGTAGACTACACTTGTGATGCATGCAACGCATCCACAATTTGCGAATGTACATATGCCGTAACAATTGACAATGACAATACCGACAAAGTTTATCAGTTTGTTATTACAAACATTGGAGGAGGTACCAACTGGTCACATCCAGTTCATTTGCATGGACATTCGTTCTACGTAATGAAAATGGCGTTTGCTACTTATGACAGTAATGGTCAATTAATTCCAAATGGTGGACAGGACACAATTGACATTATTTGTCCAGACAGTAAAAAGTTTTGTTCTGATGCAAAATGGAGAAATGAAAGTTGGACAAATGGAAAACATCCCCATTTAAACTGGCACAATCCTCCCCAGAAAGACACAATTATTATACCCTCTGGTGGATACGTTATAATTCGGTTCAAGGCAGACAACCCGGGTGTATGGTTTTTTCACTGTCATATTGACTTGCATAACACCAATGGTATGGGAATGATAATCAATGAGTCACCAAATAGCCAACCAAAGGTGCCAAACAATTTTCCAAAATGTAATAGTTTTGCAAATGACGGTAAGCAAATATTAACCTATACGTGATTTTATATTGATAACGTGTTCgcttcatataaaaaagaagatgtggtatgattgctaatgagacaactatccacaaaataccaaaatgacacaaacattaacaattataggtcaccatacgtccttcaacaatgagcaaagcccataccgcatatagtcagctataaaaggccccgataagacaatgtaaaacaattcaagcgagaaaactaaccgccttatttatgtaaaaaatgaaccaaaaacaaatatgtaacacataaacaaacgacaatcactgaattacaggctcctgacttgggacaggcacataaataaataatgtggcgggggtaaacatgttagcgggatcccaaccctccccctaacctgggatagtggtataacaatacaacataagaacgaactatacaattCAGTTACAGCTGCAGTACAAAaaacaggaatatgacaattgcttTTCTATTAATTTGATGTGTGTTAGCCAACTGTATCTGGATCTTTAGAAGAATGttaaggttttttttacaaacttggTGTATTTAGGATGATAACTCCATGGTTTTTAAGCCTTAGAATGGTCACACGATACAAAAATGGTATATTTTCTGAAATTTATGGTCCAAGTGTGTTCCCTGACAATAGAAAACTCCAAAGTTTACTGTTAAATATAATACTATCCATTACCAGGGTATCAAAGACAATAAATAGTCCACAAGAGTTATATACATCCTAATGATGATATTTGTCATAGTTCTGCTTAATGATATAAGATGAGAAACATAATGGCTACTAGTAACTAATACTATAATATCACAGTATGATATCTAAATACATAATTTGTTCTGTTCGTTGAGTCTTTTTAAAAGAGAATAGTTTAAAGGTTATACATCTTGAcactttttatatgaattatacTTATACTTCTTCCAAAAACTACAATTGTTCATCATAATGAAAATAGTTTATCAAACTACGTGACAGACATACAATGCACAGATAAATGCGTACCTAAGTTTAAATCTGCACTACAAAAAGGACTTACAATTCCTGATAAAAATGTGTTgatcatatatatcaaaattaatgtACTGATTATGCCTGAAATGGGTCAACTACtgcaaataaaatatatcttatcttatctacaTAGACC
Proteins encoded:
- the LOC143058220 gene encoding uncharacterized protein LOC143058220 isoform X1 — encoded protein: MVCTHLYFAIFVLLTAQQGISQTTEKEWYEYFMKTGEACKSNTCRLGDSTCECFLTIEHALTMIYTGQGKPAVHLKIDKGKAVRSDNGKEFERSLEETFILADGYKSRIVIAVNGRFPGPTITARENQEVIVHVRNLMHTDSTTIHWHGLHQKKSPWSDGVAFVTQCPILPGQSYTYKFNAKPFGTSFYHAHIGDQRTMGLYGPLIIIPTPGQKVVLPQEGDKVFVAIIQDWNHDDDADTSYQKMLFGDFDTSGKPFTETKDPSGAKYTRFKCHSGLINGRGRFYSSSTFHNDVPLERFEVEKNEDYRFRVISAATLYPFRVFVEGHRPIYIIASDGFEIDKKEVESFIIHPGERIDFLLNADSKIGTYLLVAETLEVYSENEYHAAEAIIHYKTADIKLTPPKVIPNTCDSSGITCRVFNCPFNQYPSKENRICITFNNVISNDPNSNPDEIKSDEVVEMFFNFAFPGENGYTPGSVNGHQFLPPTVAAYAQPDLVDYTCDACNASTICECTYAVTIDNDNTDKVYQFVITNIGGGTNWSHPVHLHGHSFYVMKMAFATYDSNGQLIPNGGQDTIDIICPDSKKFCSDAKWRNESWTNGKHPHLNWHNPPQKDTIIIPSGGYVIIRFKADNPGVWFFHCHIDLHNTNGMGMIINESPNSQPKVPNNFPKCNSFANDAWKVHSSWFKLILQLLFTTLLFLLQLF
- the LOC143058220 gene encoding uncharacterized protein LOC143058220 isoform X2; this encodes MKTGEACKSNTCRLGDSTCECFLTIEHALTMIYTGQGKPAVHLKIDKGKAVRSDNGKEFERSLEETFILADGYKSRIVIAVNGRFPGPTITARENQEVIVHVRNLMHTDSTTIHWHGLHQKKSPWSDGVAFVTQCPILPGQSYTYKFNAKPFGTSFYHAHIGDQRTMGLYGPLIIIPTPGQKVVLPQEGDKVFVAIIQDWNHDDDADTSYQKMLFGDFDTSGKPFTETKDPSGAKYTRFKCHSGLINGRGRFYSSSTFHNDVPLERFEVEKNEDYRFRVISAATLYPFRVFVEGHRPIYIIASDGFEIDKKEVESFIIHPGERIDFLLNADSKIGTYLLVAETLEVYSENEYHAAEAIIHYKTADIKLTPPKVIPNTCDSSGITCRVFNCPFNQYPSKENRICITFNNVISNDPNSNPDEIKSDEVVEMFFNFAFPGENGYTPGSVNGHQFLPPTVAAYAQPDLVDYTCDACNASTICECTYAVTIDNDNTDKVYQFVITNIGGGTNWSHPVHLHGHSFYVMKMAFATYDSNGQLIPNGGQDTIDIICPDSKKFCSDAKWRNESWTNGKHPHLNWHNPPQKDTIIIPSGGYVIIRFKADNPGVWFFHCHIDLHNTNGMGMIINESPNSQPKVPNNFPKCNSFANDAWKVHSSWFKLILQLLFTTLLFLLQLF